The following proteins are encoded in a genomic region of Dyadobacter sp. UC 10:
- a CDS encoding sugar MFS transporter, which translates to MSKKNSYLMPLLIIGVIFFIMGFVTWVNGTLISFFKKAFSLDNTSSYLVTFAFFISYTLMAIPSSMVLKKTGFKNGMSLALLVMAAGTLIFIPAASMASYGLFLVGLFTIGIGLTVLQTASNPYVTILGPRESAAQRISIMGIANKTAGVISQLIFGQLLLAGASSIDPKDELDKVVTPYIVLTLVLVATAIMIRLSKGLVEVSEEEEEPVISPSSQVVANKTSVLQFPNLVMGVIALFCYVGVEVIAGDTIISYGIDLGFAEEEARLFGTYTLYGMMFGYILGVVLIPKYVSQQAYLKFCAILGVIVTVVAVMSTGFTSVLCIAVLGFANAVIWPALWPLSLSGLGKFTKTASALLVMGISGGAILPLVYGGVADSIGSTQQAYWIMLPLYLFILYFGLFGHKKKSW; encoded by the coding sequence ATGAGCAAAAAAAATAGCTACCTGATGCCCCTACTGATCATTGGCGTCATTTTCTTTATTATGGGTTTTGTCACCTGGGTCAACGGAACGCTGATCAGTTTCTTCAAAAAGGCATTTTCGCTCGACAATACAAGTTCTTACCTCGTCACATTTGCATTCTTTATTTCCTATACATTGATGGCGATTCCGTCGTCCATGGTTCTGAAAAAAACAGGGTTCAAAAACGGAATGTCACTCGCCCTGCTGGTCATGGCAGCTGGTACTCTGATATTTATTCCCGCCGCTTCCATGGCGTCTTACGGATTATTTCTCGTCGGTCTGTTTACGATTGGTATTGGTCTGACTGTCTTGCAAACTGCCTCAAACCCTTACGTTACGATCCTGGGCCCCCGCGAAAGTGCTGCCCAGCGCATCAGTATTATGGGTATCGCCAACAAAACAGCCGGCGTCATCAGCCAGCTGATATTCGGGCAATTGCTGCTGGCAGGCGCTTCTTCCATTGACCCGAAAGATGAACTGGACAAAGTCGTTACCCCCTATATCGTGCTGACGCTCGTTCTCGTCGCAACTGCTATCATGATCCGCCTTTCAAAAGGATTGGTAGAAGTGAGCGAAGAGGAAGAAGAGCCGGTGATAAGCCCGTCGTCTCAGGTGGTTGCAAATAAGACCAGTGTGCTGCAATTTCCTAACCTTGTCATGGGTGTGATTGCACTGTTCTGTTATGTGGGTGTAGAGGTAATTGCAGGAGATACGATCATCAGTTATGGTATAGACCTTGGTTTTGCGGAAGAAGAAGCGAGGCTGTTTGGTACCTATACATTATATGGTATGATGTTCGGTTACATTCTGGGTGTGGTATTGATTCCGAAGTACGTTTCTCAGCAGGCATACCTTAAATTCTGCGCGATATTAGGCGTAATCGTCACGGTGGTGGCGGTAATGTCCACGGGCTTCACTTCGGTGCTTTGCATTGCGGTGCTCGGTTTTGCGAATGCGGTCATCTGGCCGGCATTATGGCCATTATCGCTCAGCGGACTGGGTAAATTCACAAAAACTGCCTCAGCGCTATTGGTAATGGGTATTTCCGGCGGCGCTATTCTCCCGCTGGTTTACGGCGGCGTTGCCGACTCGATCGGCAGCACCCAGCAGGCTTACTGGATCATGCTTCCGCTCTACCTGTTTATTCTCTATTTCGGCCTGTTTGGTCACAAAAAGAAAAGCTGGTAA
- a CDS encoding GHMP family kinase ATP-binding protein — translation MRISTPGRICLFGEHQDYLGLPVIAAAISRRIGIEGTYRNDQKVILHLPDLGLREEFSLSDTFPYVIQRDYFRSTINVLKRKGLVFSRGFECTIHGNIPINSGTSSSSALIVSWAHFLDKMSDNPVNFSQKELGEIANAAEVLEFGEPGGMMDHYSTAIGNVIYLESTPEIRVETLTPKLGAFVLGDSLEPKDTLGILARCRFGMEDVIKKVTSFNPQFSIFSTPTEHLTDYQNILSDDEMGLLKANIDDRDILLEGKLLLSKNIEGAVDRSFDEDFGNLLYRHYKNLRDYKRTSTPKIEKMMDAALQAGALGGKINGSGGGGCMFVYAPQKAEEVAEAIEREGGKSYIITVDSGTILEDAQP, via the coding sequence ATGAGGATTTCCACCCCCGGCCGCATTTGTCTTTTTGGTGAACATCAGGATTATCTCGGACTGCCAGTCATAGCAGCGGCGATTTCGCGCAGAATAGGTATAGAAGGCACTTACCGGAATGACCAAAAAGTAATTCTGCATCTACCGGACCTTGGATTACGAGAGGAATTTTCGCTCTCGGATACTTTTCCCTATGTCATCCAGCGCGATTATTTCCGCAGTACTATCAATGTATTGAAACGTAAAGGATTGGTTTTTTCGAGAGGGTTTGAATGTACCATACATGGCAATATTCCGATCAACTCAGGTACTTCAAGTTCATCGGCGCTGATCGTTTCCTGGGCTCATTTTCTGGATAAAATGAGTGACAACCCGGTTAATTTTTCTCAAAAGGAGCTCGGTGAAATAGCGAATGCAGCAGAAGTGCTTGAATTTGGTGAACCGGGAGGTATGATGGACCATTATTCTACTGCTATCGGAAATGTGATCTATCTTGAATCTACGCCTGAAATCAGGGTTGAGACGTTGACGCCAAAACTTGGCGCTTTCGTGCTGGGCGATTCTTTGGAACCGAAAGACACATTGGGTATCCTGGCAAGGTGCCGTTTTGGAATGGAAGATGTGATTAAGAAAGTAACTTCTTTTAATCCGCAATTTTCTATTTTCAGCACGCCGACTGAGCATTTGACAGACTACCAGAATATCCTTTCAGATGACGAAATGGGCCTTTTGAAAGCGAATATCGACGACCGGGATATTTTGCTAGAGGGGAAATTATTATTGAGCAAAAATATCGAGGGCGCTGTTGATCGGTCATTTGACGAAGACTTCGGTAATTTGCTTTACAGGCACTACAAAAATCTCCGCGACTACAAACGGACTTCAACGCCTAAAATCGAAAAAATGATGGATGCGGCATTGCAGGCTGGCGCGCTGGGCGGGAAAATAAATGGCTCTGGCGGCGGAGGATGCATGTTCGTTTACGCTCCCCAAAAGGCCGAAGAAGTAGCAGAAGCAATTGAAAGAGAAGGCGGTAAGAGCTATATTATTACGGTAGATTCAGGAACTATACTGGAAGACGCGCAACCCTAA
- the ispG gene encoding (E)-4-hydroxy-3-methylbut-2-enyl-diphosphate synthase, translating into MIITPSETKSKLYCPSLTAYQRRKTITINIGDLPMGSDYPIRVQSMTTVDTMDTQGSIDEVIRMVDSGCEYVRITAPSVKEAQNLENIRNGLRKIGIHVPLIADIHFTPNAAELAARIVEKVRINPGNYADKKRFEIIDYTDASYAAELERIREKFIPLVKICKEYGTAMRIGTNHGSLSDRILSRYGDTPLGMVESALEFLRICEELNYFNIALSMKSSNTQVMVEAYRLLVQRLDEEGLKPYPLHLGVTEAGEAEDGRIKSAVGIGTLLEDGLGDTVRVSLTEAPEKEAPVARALIERYTNRVPHEAIEAIENCPINPFQYTRRETREVNNIGHLNVPRVIADYSNIPVQNLADLKSIGHFFLPVPDKWAMNDLGADYIYTAKNPVPFMLPNGLKEILDYEQWVLHPEKANKFPLFQVQEWMGRDAQQISGQLNFIKGNIHSLDHVFLESIRDAGNVVLVVFTENKHAMPELRRFFYKLTELKVKVPVIIRRTYKTDIGDKLTLYSATDIGGLLVDGFGDGAILSPEFSEDILHDDRLSIAAAYNNIAFGILQAARTRMSKTEYISCPSCGRTLFDLQETTAMIRKHTEHLKGVKIGIMGCIVNGPGEMADADYGYVGMGKDKIALYRGQEVIKRSVTAAKAVEELIELIREDGRWIEPEEREVYV; encoded by the coding sequence ATGATCATCACACCTTCTGAAACGAAAAGTAAGCTTTACTGTCCATCGCTGACAGCATATCAACGCAGAAAAACCATTACCATCAATATCGGGGATCTTCCCATGGGCTCCGACTACCCTATCCGGGTGCAGTCCATGACCACGGTGGACACAATGGACACGCAAGGTTCTATTGATGAAGTAATCAGGATGGTAGATTCGGGCTGTGAATATGTGAGGATCACTGCCCCCAGCGTCAAAGAAGCCCAAAACCTTGAAAATATCAGGAATGGTTTGCGTAAAATAGGCATTCACGTTCCATTGATCGCGGACATTCACTTTACCCCCAACGCAGCCGAGCTGGCTGCCAGGATCGTGGAAAAAGTGCGGATCAATCCGGGCAATTATGCTGATAAAAAGCGGTTTGAGATCATAGATTATACCGACGCTTCCTACGCGGCCGAACTCGAAAGGATCAGGGAAAAATTTATTCCGCTGGTTAAAATTTGCAAGGAATATGGTACCGCTATGCGCATCGGTACCAATCACGGTTCCCTGTCCGACAGGATTTTGAGCCGCTACGGCGATACACCGCTGGGCATGGTCGAATCTGCACTTGAATTTCTGAGGATCTGTGAAGAGTTGAATTACTTCAATATAGCCCTGTCGATGAAATCCAGCAACACACAGGTGATGGTGGAAGCTTATCGTTTGCTGGTGCAGCGTCTCGACGAGGAAGGTTTGAAACCATATCCATTGCATTTGGGCGTGACCGAAGCGGGTGAAGCAGAGGATGGGCGCATTAAGTCAGCAGTTGGTATCGGTACTTTGCTCGAAGACGGGCTGGGAGATACTGTCCGCGTTTCGCTGACCGAAGCACCTGAGAAAGAAGCACCGGTTGCGCGCGCCCTGATTGAAAGGTATACGAACCGCGTTCCGCACGAGGCGATCGAGGCGATTGAAAATTGTCCGATCAATCCATTTCAATATACCAGAAGAGAAACCCGGGAGGTAAATAATATCGGGCATTTGAATGTCCCGAGGGTAATCGCCGATTATTCCAATATCCCGGTCCAGAACCTGGCCGACTTGAAAAGTATCGGCCACTTTTTCTTGCCGGTACCCGACAAATGGGCTATGAACGATCTGGGCGCCGATTATATTTATACCGCCAAAAACCCGGTCCCGTTCATGTTACCGAATGGATTGAAAGAAATTTTAGACTACGAACAATGGGTACTGCATCCTGAAAAAGCCAACAAATTTCCGCTGTTTCAGGTACAGGAATGGATGGGTCGCGATGCGCAGCAAATCTCAGGGCAGCTCAATTTTATAAAAGGAAATATCCATTCGCTGGATCATGTATTTCTGGAAAGCATACGCGATGCAGGCAATGTGGTCCTGGTAGTTTTCACGGAGAACAAACACGCAATGCCGGAGCTGCGCCGCTTTTTTTACAAACTTACGGAGCTGAAAGTGAAAGTGCCCGTAATTATCCGGAGAACTTATAAAACCGATATTGGCGACAAGCTTACGCTTTACTCAGCGACGGACATCGGCGGCTTACTGGTAGACGGTTTTGGCGACGGCGCAATTTTGTCCCCAGAATTTTCAGAGGATATCTTACACGACGACAGACTCTCAATTGCGGCGGCTTACAACAATATCGCATTCGGAATTTTGCAGGCGGCGAGAACCCGGATGTCGAAAACTGAATACATTTCGTGCCCGTCCTGCGGCAGGACCTTGTTTGATTTGCAGGAAACTACCGCCATGATCCGTAAACATACTGAGCATTTGAAGGGTGTAAAAATCGGTATCATGGGTTGTATCGTAAACGGCCCCGGTGAAATGGCCGATGCCGATTATGGTTATGTAGGTATGGGTAAAGATAAGATCGCGCTTTACCGCGGCCAGGAAGTGATCAAAAGATCGGTAACTGCTGCAAAAGCGGTGGAGGAGCTGATAGAGCTGATTCGCGAAGATGGCCGCTGGATCGAACCGGAGGAGAGAGAAGTGTATGTTTAG
- a CDS encoding DUF6728 family protein has product MKKYFQLGDVFYYFVRVFKKKDPNSPDSFNLRMMHGINRISIIMFLICVIVMIVRALTR; this is encoded by the coding sequence ATGAAAAAATACTTTCAACTGGGTGACGTTTTTTACTATTTCGTCCGGGTTTTTAAGAAAAAAGACCCGAATTCCCCCGACTCGTTTAACCTGCGCATGATGCACGGAATCAACCGCATTTCGATCATTATGTTCCTGATTTGCGTGATTGTAATGATCGTCAGAGCACTTACGAGATGA
- a CDS encoding MmcQ/YjbR family DNA-binding protein: MNLETLREYCLHLPGVTEELPFGPDTLVFKVKGKVFLLTSLDAPSFGFNAKCDPEKAMELREKYPDVLPGYHMNKKHWNTVNVTGSIPSETLFQWVKDSYDLVVAGLPKKDRETLQLRSK; the protein is encoded by the coding sequence ATGAATTTAGAAACGCTGCGCGAGTATTGCCTTCATCTGCCGGGAGTCACCGAAGAGCTGCCTTTCGGGCCTGATACATTGGTTTTTAAAGTAAAGGGAAAAGTTTTTTTGCTCACTTCGCTCGACGCCCCGAGTTTCGGGTTTAATGCGAAATGCGATCCCGAAAAAGCAATGGAGCTGAGAGAAAAATATCCGGACGTATTGCCCGGATATCATATGAACAAGAAGCACTGGAATACTGTAAATGTGACAGGCAGCATTCCAAGCGAAACACTATTTCAGTGGGTTAAAGACTCTTACGATCTGGTAGTAGCGGGTTTGCCAAAGAAAGACCGGGAAACACTTCAGTTGCGCTCAAAGTAA
- the gldC gene encoding gliding motility protein GldC, which produces MKKSEIHFTVELDDKNIPEKIFWDATDNPNEGINDTRAIAIAVWDHYHRGTLKIDLWTKDMEVFEMKRFYIELMSGIADTMLTATNDRGMAEAIEGLCETLSKKLDEEMKAAK; this is translated from the coding sequence ATGAAAAAATCAGAAATACATTTCACCGTTGAACTCGACGATAAAAATATACCGGAAAAGATATTTTGGGATGCAACCGACAATCCGAATGAAGGTATCAACGACACCCGCGCCATCGCAATCGCCGTTTGGGACCATTACCACAGAGGTACCCTCAAAATCGACCTTTGGACAAAGGATATGGAGGTTTTTGAAATGAAGCGGTTCTATATCGAATTAATGAGCGGCATCGCGGACACCATGCTGACCGCAACGAACGACCGTGGAATGGCAGAAGCGATCGAAGGCCTGTGCGAAACGCTCAGCAAGAAGCTGGACGAAGAAATGAAGGCTGCAAAATAG
- a CDS encoding DUF4197 domain-containing protein yields MKHKFLVITLLSLLSGPVSMAQFNLGKALDKLSGKDTGLGENEIVQGLKQALNVGISNGSAEASKVDGFFKNELIKITVPPEAQKVAETLRKMGLGAQVDKFTLSLNRAAEDAAKKSKPIFVKAITSMTVPDALGILKGQDDAATQYLKKSTNDELFKTFFPVVDSTLNLNKATEYYTDIVNTYNQIPLVKKVNPNLKEYATQKTIDGLYVLIAQEEKKIREDPGARVTDLLKKVFSKSGK; encoded by the coding sequence ATGAAACACAAATTTTTAGTCATAACATTGCTTTCCCTGCTTTCCGGGCCGGTTTCGATGGCACAGTTTAACCTTGGAAAAGCACTTGACAAACTCAGCGGAAAAGACACTGGGCTAGGTGAGAATGAAATAGTACAGGGCCTCAAACAGGCTTTGAACGTAGGGATCAGTAACGGGTCTGCCGAAGCTTCGAAAGTGGACGGTTTTTTTAAGAATGAACTGATCAAGATCACCGTACCGCCGGAAGCGCAAAAAGTAGCGGAAACGCTTCGGAAAATGGGGCTTGGTGCTCAGGTTGATAAATTTACCCTCTCACTGAACCGCGCAGCGGAGGATGCCGCAAAGAAATCCAAACCGATTTTTGTAAAAGCGATAACTTCCATGACCGTTCCCGATGCGCTGGGAATCCTGAAAGGCCAGGATGATGCTGCTACGCAATACCTTAAAAAGAGTACAAATGATGAGCTGTTCAAAACTTTCTTCCCGGTTGTGGACAGCACTTTGAACCTTAATAAAGCGACGGAATACTACACGGATATCGTGAATACCTATAACCAGATTCCCTTGGTAAAAAAGGTAAATCCAAACCTGAAAGAATACGCAACGCAAAAGACGATTGACGGGCTTTATGTTTTGATCGCGCAGGAGGAAAAGAAGATCCGCGAAGATCCGGGTGCCCGTGTGACCGACCTATTGAAAAAGGTTTTCAGCAAGTCGGGAAAATAG
- a CDS encoding competence/damage-inducible protein A yields the protein MISSTRAEIITIGDEILFGQIIDTNTQWIGTQLTDIGIRPARKTSVGDNKQDILSAFSEASQRASVVIVTGGLGPTRDDITKHTFCEYFGTELEINQEALALITAFFAKRGRTMTELNIQQAALPKNCTYIPNLWGTAPGMWFEQDNVVYVSLPGVPYEMKNLMDHEILPRLKARFSTTIIQHKSVRTIGIGESFLAEKIADWETALPEHIKLAYLPHFGQVRLRLTGTGTDQDLLNAELQAQVATLLPLIEEHVFGYDIDELETVIGKLLVENQATLGTAESCTGGYVASRITAVPGSSGYFEGSVVSYSNAVKMNVLGVKQETLQAYGAVSEQTAREMAEGARRVLNTTFAIATTGIAGPDGGTAEKPVGTVWIACATPDETFTQLLTLRNDRKINIELTSSYALNLLRKTILKSILNVRE from the coding sequence ATGATTTCCTCTACCAGGGCTGAAATAATTACCATAGGCGACGAAATTCTTTTTGGTCAGATTATCGACACCAACACCCAATGGATTGGCACTCAATTGACTGACATTGGCATTCGTCCGGCCCGCAAAACGTCGGTCGGGGATAACAAGCAGGATATTCTCAGTGCATTTTCAGAAGCAAGCCAAAGAGCCAGCGTGGTCATTGTAACCGGCGGCCTTGGACCTACCCGGGACGATATCACGAAACATACTTTTTGCGAATATTTTGGTACAGAGCTTGAAATCAACCAGGAGGCCCTCGCTTTGATAACCGCCTTTTTCGCGAAGCGCGGCCGGACCATGACCGAACTGAATATCCAACAAGCCGCTCTTCCAAAAAACTGTACCTATATCCCCAATCTCTGGGGAACAGCACCGGGAATGTGGTTTGAGCAAGATAATGTGGTGTATGTTTCCCTTCCGGGTGTCCCTTATGAAATGAAGAACCTGATGGATCATGAAATACTGCCCAGGCTTAAAGCGAGGTTTTCGACGACCATTATCCAGCATAAATCGGTCCGCACGATTGGCATAGGTGAATCTTTTCTTGCCGAAAAAATAGCAGATTGGGAAACTGCGCTTCCTGAGCACATTAAGCTCGCCTACCTGCCGCATTTCGGTCAGGTACGCCTGCGGCTGACAGGCACCGGCACAGATCAGGATCTTCTGAATGCAGAATTGCAGGCGCAGGTAGCCACATTGCTTCCTTTGATAGAAGAACATGTATTTGGGTACGATATTGACGAGCTGGAAACTGTGATCGGAAAACTACTTGTCGAAAATCAAGCGACATTGGGGACAGCAGAAAGCTGTACAGGAGGATACGTCGCCAGCAGGATCACTGCGGTGCCGGGATCTTCCGGGTATTTTGAAGGATCTGTGGTAAGTTACAGTAATGCTGTCAAGATGAATGTTTTGGGAGTAAAACAGGAAACATTGCAGGCTTACGGAGCTGTAAGTGAGCAAACTGCCCGGGAAATGGCCGAGGGAGCGAGAAGAGTGCTCAATACTACATTTGCAATCGCCACAACCGGCATTGCCGGACCCGATGGCGGGACCGCCGAAAAGCCGGTGGGAACCGTCTGGATCGCCTGCGCAACGCCGGATGAAACTTTCACCCAGCTGCTGACGCTTCGGAACGACAGAAAAATAAATATCGAGTTGACATCTTCTTATGCCCTTAATCTTTTGCGGAAAACGATCCTCAAAAGCATTTTGAACGTTAGGGAATAG